The Streptomyces sp. NBC_00224 genome has a window encoding:
- a CDS encoding response regulator transcription factor, with the protein MTRGGGMTQSSSEAVLEPHIPVQRGPGGPHLIEEGVSEAVRRVAGLSRGRRILVVDSDVDGAESLVCRLRRHGHEAIGVKSGSTALQAYEDVDLVLLDLELPDLDGLEVCRAIRSVSGIPVIIVTARGSELDCVLGLQAGADDYVVKPYGFRELMARIEAVMRRARFQPPVAREILHGRLRIDVSSREVSLDGREVGLTRKEFDLLCLLASHPDTVIPRKRLLQQVWGDSWSRRTVDTHVSSLRGKLGDSGWIITVRGVGFKLGNG; encoded by the coding sequence ATGACTCGCGGGGGAGGCATGACTCAGAGTTCGTCAGAGGCAGTGCTGGAGCCTCATATACCTGTCCAGCGTGGTCCAGGTGGACCACACCTGATCGAAGAGGGCGTGTCGGAAGCGGTACGCAGGGTGGCGGGCCTCTCCCGGGGCCGGCGGATCCTCGTGGTCGACAGTGACGTCGACGGCGCGGAGTCCCTGGTGTGCCGACTGCGCAGGCACGGCCACGAAGCCATCGGCGTGAAGAGCGGCAGCACCGCCCTGCAGGCGTACGAGGACGTCGACCTCGTCCTGCTCGACCTCGAACTTCCGGACCTGGACGGCCTGGAGGTCTGCCGGGCCATCCGCTCGGTCAGCGGCATCCCGGTCATCATCGTCACGGCCCGCGGCTCCGAGCTCGACTGCGTCCTCGGCCTCCAGGCCGGCGCGGACGACTATGTGGTCAAGCCGTACGGCTTCCGGGAATTAATGGCACGGATCGAAGCCGTCATGCGACGAGCGAGGTTCCAGCCGCCCGTGGCCAGAGAGATCTTGCACGGGCGGTTGCGCATTGACGTGAGCTCCCGCGAGGTGAGCCTGGACGGCCGCGAGGTGGGGCTGACCCGCAAGGAATTCGATCTGCTCTGCCTGCTCGCGTCCCATCCGGACACCGTCATTCCGCGTAAGCGCCTGCTGCAGCAGGTCTGGGGTGACTCATGGTCGCGCCGCACTGTCGACACCCATGTCAGCAGTCTTCGCGGCAAGCTCGGCGACAGCGGATGGATCATTACCGTGCGAGGGGTCGGCTTCAAGCTGGGCAACGGGTGA
- a CDS encoding glutamine synthetase family protein, whose amino-acid sequence MFSRSWSRPFSESGGVGRPAFVTEFGLWTDEQAAAAEQIEASLDEVDLVRLVFGDPHGLARSKTLTVDAFRSVLRNGMDFSSGPFIFDTGHAAALDYLSDPGVGVDEIAGAGSFVLVPDPLTFQILPHEGPRTAWVLGDEYLRDGSPHPLSARNVLRQVIARYAARDLTPVLGLEVEWYLTKRLPGPPGNAGNGFGLQGAAPEVEAVNSGYQFNLDSNYDSVAHFTSPLALKLLELGLPLRSIEHESGPGQIETTFNPMHALDTADAMLLFRTMVKQTATRQGYHATFMSLPRVDSFDPSGWHLHQSVMDAKTGRNIFAAAEGGISDQGKAYIDGLLARARDLCLLSVPTVNGYRRLSSDFSLSPTRIGWSYEDRSVMLRVVGGGSATHVENRTGEPTANPYLAIAAQLSAGFDGLTATPGAAPRPAGGEDAHETLPQSLGEALEAFRAGQGAELLGKPLAATLAKLKESEVSRFEAWRAQERPAEGQVTEWEQREYFEAY is encoded by the coding sequence ATGTTCTCCCGGTCGTGGTCCCGCCCCTTCTCCGAGTCGGGCGGTGTCGGACGCCCCGCGTTCGTCACCGAGTTCGGCCTCTGGACCGATGAACAGGCCGCCGCCGCCGAGCAGATCGAGGCGTCGCTCGACGAGGTCGACCTCGTCCGCCTGGTCTTCGGCGACCCGCACGGTCTGGCCCGCTCCAAGACGCTCACCGTCGACGCCTTCCGCTCGGTCCTGCGCAACGGCATGGACTTCAGCTCGGGTCCCTTCATCTTCGACACCGGCCACGCGGCCGCGCTCGACTACCTCTCCGACCCGGGCGTCGGCGTCGACGAGATCGCCGGCGCGGGCAGCTTCGTCCTGGTGCCGGACCCGCTGACCTTCCAGATACTGCCGCACGAGGGGCCGCGCACCGCCTGGGTGCTCGGCGACGAGTACCTGCGCGACGGCTCCCCGCACCCGCTCTCCGCGCGCAATGTGCTGCGCCAGGTCATCGCCCGGTACGCGGCCCGCGACCTGACGCCGGTCCTCGGCCTTGAGGTCGAGTGGTACCTGACCAAGCGCCTGCCCGGTCCCCCCGGAAACGCGGGCAACGGCTTCGGCCTCCAGGGCGCCGCTCCCGAGGTCGAGGCGGTGAACTCGGGCTACCAGTTCAACCTGGACTCCAACTACGACTCGGTCGCCCACTTCACCAGCCCGCTCGCCCTCAAGCTGCTCGAACTCGGCCTGCCGCTGCGGTCGATCGAGCACGAGTCGGGCCCGGGCCAGATCGAGACGACCTTCAACCCGATGCACGCGCTGGACACCGCCGACGCGATGCTGCTGTTCCGCACCATGGTCAAGCAGACCGCGACGCGGCAGGGCTACCACGCCACCTTCATGTCGCTGCCGCGCGTCGACAGCTTCGACCCGAGCGGCTGGCACCTGCACCAGTCGGTGATGGACGCGAAGACCGGCCGCAACATCTTCGCGGCCGCCGAGGGCGGCATCTCGGACCAGGGCAAGGCGTACATCGACGGCCTGCTGGCCCGCGCCCGCGACCTGTGTCTGCTCTCCGTGCCCACGGTCAACGGCTACCGCCGCCTCAGCTCGGACTTCTCGCTCTCGCCGACCAGGATCGGCTGGAGCTACGAGGACCGCAGCGTGATGCTCCGCGTGGTCGGCGGCGGCTCCGCGACCCACGTCGAGAACCGGACCGGCGAGCCCACCGCCAACCCGTACCTCGCCATCGCGGCCCAGCTCTCCGCGGGCTTCGACGGGCTCACCGCCACCCCGGGCGCGGCCCCGCGCCCTGCCGGCGGCGAGGACGCGCACGAGACCCTGCCGCAGTCCCTCGGCGAGGCTCTGGAGGCCTTCCGGGCCGGTCAGGGCGCCGAGTTGCTCGGCAAGCCGCTGGCCGCCACGCTCGCCAAGCTCAAGGAGAGCGAGGTCTCCCGCTTCGAGGCCTGGCGCGCCCAGGAGCGGCCGGCCGAGGGCCAGGTCACCGAGTGGGAGCAGCGCGAATACTTCGAGGCCTACTGA
- a CDS encoding GNAT family N-acetyltransferase: MTWKIERVEGADLDLEEVLEVYRSSGLGERRPIEDVTRFAAMVRNANLVVVARAEGRLIGIARSISDFSYATYLSDIAVSGDYQRSGIGRALIDATQKEAPQAKVILLSAPAAVDYYPHIGFNQHNSAWVLNP, translated from the coding sequence GTGACCTGGAAGATTGAGCGTGTGGAGGGTGCCGACCTGGACCTGGAGGAGGTCCTTGAGGTCTACCGCTCCTCCGGGCTCGGTGAGCGCCGTCCGATCGAGGACGTGACGCGGTTCGCCGCCATGGTGCGGAACGCCAATCTCGTGGTCGTGGCCCGTGCGGAGGGCAGGCTCATCGGCATCGCCCGCAGCATCTCCGACTTCAGCTACGCGACGTACCTCTCGGACATCGCGGTGAGCGGCGACTACCAGCGCTCGGGGATCGGCCGGGCGCTGATCGACGCCACGCAGAAGGAGGCCCCGCAGGCCAAGGTCATCCTGCTGTCTGCGCCGGCCGCGGTGGACTACTACCCGCACATCGGCTTCAACCAGCACAACTCCGCATGGGTCCTCAACCCGTAG
- the purB gene encoding adenylosuccinate lyase, producing the protein MIPRYTLPAMADIFSDRARYATWVRVEILASEAQVRLGRVPEDAVEDMRRASVPTPERVQEIERERDHEVLSFLAAYCEGIPDESARWVHLGMTSYDLVDTSLGYNLARATDLVLAAGVELRKVLVERALEHWETVIVGRTHGVHAEPTSFGHKLAQFAFSVDRSLTRLKAARKAVAVGTISGSVGTYALIDPSVEAYVCEELGLGVEPAPSQVVARDRHAQLLQAVALLGASIEQIALELRLLQRTEVREVEEQRTSAYQGSSAMPHKRNPTTSERLNGLARLLRGYAATALENVALWHERDLAHQSVERVILPDALAVGHFQATMATQLVRDLKVFPDRMREGIDRTDGLVYSSAVLADLLADGVEREKAYRGVQAAANRTIATGEHFGDTLRQEGMDIGQLRPERFLVNHGVILDRLEQLRDLED; encoded by the coding sequence ATGATTCCCCGCTATACCCTGCCCGCGATGGCGGACATCTTCTCGGACCGGGCGCGCTACGCGACCTGGGTCCGGGTGGAGATCCTCGCCTCCGAGGCCCAGGTGCGCCTGGGCCGGGTGCCCGAGGACGCCGTCGAGGACATGCGGCGGGCCTCGGTCCCCACTCCCGAGCGGGTGCAGGAGATCGAGCGGGAGCGGGACCACGAAGTGCTCTCGTTCCTCGCCGCCTACTGCGAGGGCATCCCCGACGAGTCGGCCCGCTGGGTCCACCTCGGCATGACGAGTTACGACCTCGTCGACACCTCCCTCGGCTACAACCTGGCCCGCGCCACCGACCTGGTCCTCGCGGCCGGGGTGGAGCTGCGCAAGGTCCTGGTCGAGCGCGCCCTTGAGCACTGGGAGACCGTGATCGTCGGCCGCACCCACGGGGTGCACGCCGAGCCGACGTCGTTCGGCCACAAGCTGGCGCAGTTCGCCTTCTCCGTGGACCGCTCGCTCACCCGCCTCAAGGCGGCCCGCAAGGCCGTGGCGGTGGGCACCATCTCCGGCTCGGTCGGCACGTACGCGCTGATCGACCCCTCGGTGGAGGCGTACGTCTGCGAGGAGCTCGGGCTCGGTGTCGAGCCGGCGCCGAGCCAGGTCGTCGCCCGCGACCGGCACGCCCAGCTGCTCCAGGCGGTCGCCCTGCTCGGCGCGAGCATCGAGCAGATCGCCCTGGAGCTGCGGCTGTTGCAGCGCACCGAGGTCCGCGAGGTGGAGGAGCAGCGCACCTCCGCGTACCAGGGCTCCAGCGCCATGCCCCACAAGCGGAACCCGACCACGAGCGAGCGGCTGAACGGTCTGGCGCGGCTGCTGCGCGGTTACGCGGCCACCGCCCTGGAGAACGTGGCGCTGTGGCACGAGCGCGATCTGGCGCACCAGTCGGTGGAGCGGGTGATCCTGCCGGACGCTCTGGCGGTGGGCCACTTCCAGGCCACCATGGCGACCCAGCTCGTCCGTGACCTCAAGGTGTTCCCGGACCGGATGCGCGAGGGCATCGACCGTACCGACGGCCTCGTCTACAGCTCGGCGGTCCTCGCCGACCTGCTGGCGGACGGGGTGGAGCGGGAGAAGGCCTACCGCGGGGTCCAGGCCGCCGCGAACCGTACGATCGCCACCGGCGAGCACTTCGGGGACACGCTGCGCCAGGAGGGCATGGACATCGGCCAGCTGCGCCCTGAGCGTTTCCTCGTCAACCACGGCGTGATTCTCGATCGATTGGAGCAACTTCGTGACCTGGAAGATTGA
- a CDS encoding amidase: MTSIGDIRELLARGELTAAEHVQSVLTAIQKTDIELGAFVSVAGDEAVREAELADARIRELGRAAFERQPLLGITVSVKDLIQTGDLPTARGSLLENRRARADAPSVARLRAAGAIVVGKTTTSEYGWSASTVSRVAPPTRNPWDPELSAGGSSGGAAAAVAAGLGSGALGTDGAGSIRIPAAFCGVVGYKPSFAKVPYVPACADRLSHQGPIARTVPDVIELASVITGGHPGDPDSLIGAVEVPGERRSLRIGWIEFPGTSPEIRRVSEQALPALSAQGHHVERIEVPFRDPYPALVDILAASDAASTSPADEEWCDPGRLAIVRHGRTLSGATVMRAEEVRLTLRTRLHEIFDRYDLLAMATVPIEPFDPHAIGPQWASRPEDLLWLAWTPATYPFNMTGQPAVSLPAGLTRSGLPVGLQLVGPFGADDLVLSAARRLEADLGPLPAAPDRVTERIL; this comes from the coding sequence TTGACCTCCATCGGTGACATACGCGAGCTCCTCGCCCGGGGCGAGCTCACCGCGGCCGAGCACGTCCAGTCGGTCCTCACCGCGATCCAGAAGACCGACATCGAGCTCGGGGCGTTCGTCTCGGTCGCGGGCGACGAGGCCGTACGCGAGGCCGAGCTGGCCGACGCCCGGATCCGCGAGCTGGGCCGGGCGGCGTTCGAGCGGCAGCCGCTGCTCGGGATCACCGTCTCGGTGAAGGACCTCATCCAGACCGGGGACCTGCCCACCGCCCGCGGGTCCCTCCTGGAGAACCGGCGGGCCCGGGCGGACGCGCCCTCGGTCGCCCGGCTGCGAGCGGCCGGGGCCATCGTGGTCGGCAAGACCACGACGTCGGAGTACGGCTGGAGCGCCTCCACGGTGAGCCGGGTGGCCCCACCCACCCGCAACCCGTGGGACCCCGAGCTCTCCGCCGGCGGCTCCAGCGGCGGCGCCGCGGCAGCGGTGGCGGCGGGCCTCGGCTCGGGGGCGCTCGGCACCGACGGCGCGGGCTCGATCCGTATCCCCGCGGCGTTCTGCGGGGTCGTCGGCTACAAGCCGTCGTTCGCCAAGGTGCCCTATGTGCCCGCCTGCGCCGACCGGCTCTCCCACCAGGGGCCGATCGCGCGGACCGTGCCGGACGTCATCGAGCTCGCCTCGGTGATCACCGGCGGGCACCCGGGCGACCCCGACTCGCTGATCGGCGCGGTCGAAGTGCCGGGCGAGCGGCGCTCGTTGCGCATCGGCTGGATCGAGTTCCCGGGCACCTCGCCGGAGATCCGCCGGGTCAGCGAGCAGGCGCTGCCCGCGCTCAGCGCGCAGGGCCACCACGTCGAGCGGATCGAGGTGCCCTTCCGCGACCCGTATCCGGCCCTGGTCGACATCCTCGCCGCCAGCGACGCCGCCTCCACCTCGCCCGCCGACGAGGAGTGGTGCGACCCGGGCCGCCTCGCGATCGTCCGGCACGGGCGCACGCTCAGCGGTGCGACCGTGATGCGGGCCGAGGAGGTGCGGCTCACGCTGCGTACCAGACTGCACGAGATCTTCGACCGGTACGACCTGCTAGCCATGGCCACCGTGCCCATCGAGCCGTTCGACCCCCACGCGATCGGCCCGCAGTGGGCCAGCCGTCCGGAGGACCTGCTCTGGCTGGCGTGGACACCCGCCACGTATCCCTTCAATATGACTGGCCAGCCGGCCGTTTCCCTCCCGGCCGGGCTCACCCGCTCCGGCCTCCCGGTGGGGCTCCAACTCGTGGGCCCGTTCGGGGCGGACGATCTGGTCCTGTCAGCCGCACGCCGTCTTGAGGCGGACCTCGGGCCCCTGCCGGCCGCACCGGACCGAGTAACCGAAAGGATCCTGTAA